One window of Trichoderma breve strain T069 chromosome 3, whole genome shotgun sequence genomic DNA carries:
- a CDS encoding short chain dehydrogenase domain-containing protein yields the protein MAPPANGNSVSGHQLAATYADKIKDKIILVTGVSQGSLGEEYCLAIAKFQPKILILAGRSADKVKYMSDAISKIDSKMATKFLELNLESLSAVKKAAETVNSWDDVPYIDVFCHNAAIMGTTHGVTTDGFERQLGINYLATWVFTNTILPKILKSQDPRVVLLGSDGHRWGPIRWNDHNFKGGEAYNRWRAYGQSKTAIHLYALYLGKLLGKRAQVFGLDPGVIMTPLGGHVDWAGEFGDINKIDFELGNEEAANGWPKYRSKEAGIATSVYASFDPDLSEYTGAYLADCQVADPYVHTVRPWASSEVEANKLWKWTEELLNLKFSF from the exons ATGGCTCCTCCTGCAAATGGCAACTCCGTCTCCGGACACCAACTGGCTGCTACGTATGCAGACAAaatcaaggacaagatcATTCTTGTTACTGGAGTATCTCAAGGAAGTCTTGGAGAAGAGTACTGCTTAGCTATTGCTAAGTTTCAGCCCAAGATTTTGATTCTCGCAGGTCGCAGTGCCGACAAAGTCAAATACATGTCCGATGCTATCTCGAAGATCGACTCCAAAATGGCCACCAAGTTTCTTGAACTGAATCTTGAATCTCTCTCTGCAGTCAAAAAGGCGGCTGAAACAGTTAACTCTTGGGATGATGTGCCATATATCGACGTCTTCTGCCACAATGCTGCCATCATGGGTACGACCCACGGCGTGACAACAGACGGCTTCGAGAGGCAGTTGGGCATTAATTATCTGGCTACTTGGGTCTTTACAAACACCATTTTACCGAAGATTCTCAAATCACAGGACCCAAGGGTTGTGCTTCTTGGTAGCGATGGTCATCGCTGGGGCCCGATTCGCTGGAATGATCACAATTTCAAG GGTGGTGAAGCTTACAATAGATGGCGTGCATACGGTCAATCAAAAACAGCAATTCACCTGTATGCTCTCTATCTTGGTAAACTACTTGGAAAGAGGGCACAGGTATTCGGCCTCGACCCTGGTGTGATAATGACCCCATTGGGAGGACACGTTGACTGGGCAGGCGAATTTGGAGACATCA ACAAAATCGACTTTGAACTGGGTAATGAAGAAGCCGCGAATGGATGGCCAAAGTACCGAAGTAAAGAAGCGGGCATCGCAACGAGTGTCTATGCTTCATTTGATCCAGATCTTTCGG AATATACTGGAGCGTACCTCGCAGATTGTCAGGTCGCAGACCCTTATGTTCATACTGTCAGACCTTGGGCATCCAGCGAAGTCGAGGCCAATAAGCTCTGGAAGTGGACTGAAGAGCTCCTCAACCTGAAGTTTTCATTCTAA
- a CDS encoding heterokaryon incompatibility protein (HET) domain-containing protein: MSAQHPNNIGNSELLYQQLPLDELQIRLLRLEPKTGSTKIQASLIKRNLLDIKRGGPFFEALSYTWGPPTVTKDILINGIAFPVTANLYAFLENYQEAGQGVDLWIDAICVNQSDLLEKNHQIPMMNLIYAAARALIIWLGEPSSDSDRAMDWINHLGHASPYDKMPNIPNHAWQAMQSLLERPWWKRIWIVQELTAGAMGLKLDKASIICGHIRVSWMSVVIAAARIKAYQDDRRQAFPTITEILELDSLRDSAGYYFTKEPTSKRDKIYAIWNMFSRVPSKRLPTRYDQSVEDVYVDFAAELLSGETGLEVLRHCVNGSADIPSWAPDWARFGDDEARETPAGFHVNPLVSSAEEEVLRERRIKRLEIAANGSAVVKSLKDIPDHFTFHKQCPDHVKEQIEAMLSRNDFILAIGDENPNMPENPDAIQQGELITERQMKKWLLQELRHSTAKPLYATAMSVNASFKINKNEKSLQIKGVLWDEVEVCHDSFVEDIDQNLADATNFIVAVGCCKHLAVSNKSAANRYPTAAELLEAFWSTLFVGQAIPDEDDETKDHPRYEDWLPEIPKSWVPGQPPITARTTGLISLAEMNEVIKRPTSIFNKEKERDGGSRFEHRLAPQLREEVFPPHNDEYVALFGQLASAWHQQPYDLYHRPFDLLNVIPGPYWESRRHRDELAKHQAKNRRSRGIKSYPEAIEDPSDQDFLRRAYDEVDETLKQEVSLVPQNTLPADIEKYALGRKFFITKKGYFGLGPHKSELGDRVAVLFGSGVPFVLRKCVSATGKRAWKIVGECYVHGIMQGEVIQKWNLGSAEAQMLLLL, from the exons ATGTCCGCGCAACATCCAAACAATATCGGGAACTCAGAACTGCTCTACCAGCAATTACCATTAGATGAGCTCCAAATACGTCTTTTAAGACTAGAGCCGAAGACAGGGTCAACAAAGATTCAAGCTTCGCTTATCAAACGCAACTTACTGGACATTAAAAGAGGGGGTCCCTTTTTCGAGGCTTTATCATATACCTGGGGCCCGCCTACAGTCACCAAGGACATCCTTATCAATGGAATCGCGTTCCCAGTTACCGCAAATCTATATGCATTCTTAGAAAACTACCAGGAAGCAGGTCAGGGCGTTGACCTATGGATAGATGCAATATGTGTCAATCAGAGCGACTTATTGGAGAAAAACCACCAGATTCCAATGATGAACCTAATCTACGCAGCAGCCAGGGCGCTGATTATCTGGCTTGGGGAACCTTCATCCGACAGCGACCGGGCAATGGATTGGATCaaccatcttggccatgctTCTCCATATGACAAGATGCCCAACATTCCCAACCATGCCTGGCAAGCTATGCAGAGCCTGCTTGAACGCCCTTGGTGGAAGCGCATCTGGATAGTGCAAGAGCTCACTGCGGGTGCAATGGGACTAAAGTTGGACAAGGCCTCGATTATCTGCGGCCATATCCGCGTTTCGTGGATGTCCGTAGTAATTGCGGCTGCTCGTATAAAAGCTTACCAAGACGATAGAAGGCAAGCCTTCCCAACTATTACAGAGATTTTAGAGCTCGATAGCTTGCGAGATAGTGCCGGATACTATTTTACGAAAGAGCCAACGTCCAA GCGAGACAAGATTTATGCAATCTGGAACATGTTTTCAAGAGTACCTTCAAAACGACTACCGACAAGATATGATCAATCCGTGGAGGACGTATACGTCGACTTCGCTGCAGAACTGCTATCCGGTGAGACAGGTTTGGAAGTCCTCCGCCACTGTGTGAATGGTAGTGCAGACATACCATCTTGGGCTCCAGACTG GGCTCGTTtcggcgatgatgaagccAGAGAGACACCAGCCGGATTCCACGTGAATCCTCTGGTTAGCAGtgccgaggaagaagtaTTGAGGGAACGTCGGATAAAACGATTAGAAATAGCTGCCAACGGCTCTGCAGTCGTCAAAAGCCTGAAAGACATACCGGACCATTTTACATTCCACAAACAGTGCCCGGATCATGTCAAAGAACAGATTGAAGCAATGCTGTCTCGCAATGACTTCATCCTTGCGATTGGAGATGAAAACCCCAATATGCCGGAAAACCCCGACGCAATACAGCAAGGTGAGCTTATCACTGAGCgccagatgaagaaatggCTTCTACAAGAGCTCCGACACTCTACTGCAAAGCCATTGTATGCAACCGCCATGTCGGTCAATGCCAGCTTCAAGATCAACAAGAACGAAAAGTCTTTGCAAATCAAGGGAGTTTTGTgggatgaagttgaagtgTGTCATGATAGCTTTGTTGAAGATATCGACCAAAATTTGGCTGATGCGACCAATTTCATAGTTGCAGTGGGTTGTTGCAAACATCTCGCCGTGTCTAACAAAAGCGCAGCAAACAGGTATCCTACTGCAGCCGAGTTGTTGGAAGCGTTTTGGTCTACATTGTTTGTGGGACAAGCAATcccagatgaagacgatgaaacTAAGGATCATCCACGCTATGAAGACTGGCTCCCAGAAATCCCAAAGTCATGGGTACCAGGCCAGCCTCCTATAACAGCTAGAACCACAGGATTGATTAGCCTTGCAGAGATGAATGAAGTTATCAAGCGTCCGACTTCTATtttcaacaaagaaaaagaaagagatggtgGTTCTAGATTTGAGCACCGACTTGCTCCTCAGCTAAGGGAGGAGGTATTTCCACCTCACAATGACGAATACGTTGCGCTCTTTGGTCAACTTGCTTCAGCATGGCACCAACAACCATACGACTTATACCATCGACCATTTGATTTGCTAAACGTAATTCCTGGTCCATACTGGGAGTCCAGACGCCACAGGGACGAACTCGCCAAGCACCAAGCAAAAAACAGGCGGTCAAGAGGAATCAAATCGTATCCTGAGGCTATCGAAGATCCTTCTGATCAAGACTTCTTGCGTCGGGCGTACGATGAGGTGGATGAAACCCTGAAGCAGGAAGTAAGTCTTGTGCCACAGAATACTCTGCCTGCAGATATCGAAAAGTATGCTCTGGGACGAAAATTCTTCATCACTAAGAAGGGCTACTTTGGCTTAGGTCCCCATAAATCAGAGCTTGGAGATAGGGTAGCTGTGCTCTTTGGCTCCGGTGTACCTTTTGTGCTTCGGAAGTGTGTATCTGCTACGGGAAAGCGGGCTTGGAAGATTGTGGGCGAGTGTTATGTGCACGGGATAATGCAGGGTGAGGTTATTCAGAAGTGGAATCTTGGCTCGGCTGAGGCACAGATGCTTCTTTTGTTATGA
- a CDS encoding peptidase family m49 domain-containing protein: MSSAESSHTPPLGATIHQLKIKTIFDALDERDKLYAHHLARAAWHGSRIIMRQVSPESTDIFDFIMDLYEACGGKWDTLVAQCNIAPEELTSFLEYAAMFLCNLGNFYGEGDQKFVPDLSAEALGKLAGISLKTKAGLDKIIDPLLAVPPFSLGYPSKNAQSGYYPTEEPITRDDIAKVSDIMNKRSIGPENTRVRKVLKDGKPVLQVLQASAETHIPKDGDNELADGIFLVRVDHSVELAKICSDLEMAKQYAGNDKQIEFLTQYIECFRTGSLEAFQESQKVWVTDVSARVENILGFIEPYRDPARIRSEWEAMIGIADADEIKTLKTFVNSSATFIRQLPWAVEGVNDGKGPFEKSLFEAPDFTSVHALAVCGSIVFEASNLPNYNYIRETHGFKNIVLANHLSVNNNLDLPCYWVDSSELKFFKETTHIVRFIATAIHELLGHSTGKLLSETSAGTYNFDKQNPPISPLTGEAVTSHYLPGQTWGSVFGELAETVEECRAILMSIYLMDNKHLLSIFGYSDSSSITAEDLLYATYLNIGVSGLQALEHYNVQTQAWGQVHNQAYFSILKHLLQDGDGVISIAHNPTQQSLTVNVNRSKFLSHGKQSLGSYLCKLHIWRCTADVSACSQFYEPLCAVDGVYEEWRKIVASKPKMKWKFVQPNTFLAGESVYVKVYDETNEGIIQSWAERDI, encoded by the exons ATGTCTTCAGCCGAGAGCTCCCATACTCCGCCTCTCGGCGCTACAATCCATCAGCTTAAGATCAAGACCATATTCGATGCCCTCGACGAGCGAGACAAGTTGTATGCCCACCACCTTGCACGAGCAGCATGGCATGGAAGCAGGATCATCATGCGGCAAGTGTCACCAGAAAGCACTGACATATTCGACTTCATCATGGATCTCTACGAGGCCTGTGGTGGGAAATGGGACACCTTGGTAGCGCAGTGCAACATCGCTCCTGAAGAGCTGACTTCATTTCTCGAGTATGCTGCCATGTTCCTTTGCAACTTGGGCAATTTTTAT GGAGAAGGTGACCAGAAGTTCGTCCCTGACCTGTCAGCAGAAGCTCTGGGGAAGCTTGCTGGGATTTCCCTGAAGACGAAAGCTGGGCTGGACAAGATTATCGACCCTTTGTTGGCAGTTCCGCCATTCAGCCTCGGATACCCTAGCAAGAATGCGCAGTCGGGCTACTACCCTACCGAGGAGCCCATTACCAGGGATGACATCGCGAAGGTCTCGGACATCATGAACAAAAGGTCGATCGGCCCAGAGAATACTCGCGTTCGAAAAGTGctcaaggatggcaagccTGTGTTGCAGGTGTTGCAAGCTTCTGCAGAAACTCATATACCGAAGGATGGCGACAACGAACTGGCAGATGGCATCTTTCTTGTCCGGGTAGATCACTCGGTCGAACTGGCCAAGATCTGCTCTGACTTAGAAATGGCAAAGCAGTATGCAGGGAATGATAAACAGATCGAGTTCTTGACACAGTACATCGAATGCTTTCGCACCGGCAGCTTAGAAGCCTTCCAGGAGTCGCAGAAGGTTTGGGTGACGGATGTATCAGCCAGAGTCGAGAACATACTTGGCTTCATCGAGCCTTACCGCGACCCGGCTAGGATCCGTTCTGAGTGGGAGGCTATGATAGGCattgccgatgccgatgaaaTCAAGACATTGAAAACCTTTGTCAATAGCTCAGCTACATTCATTCGACAGCTGCCATGGGCGGTCGAGGGCGTGAATGATGGCAAAGGACCATTTGAGAAGAGTCTATTTGAGGCTCCAGACTTTACTAGTGTCCATG CGCTGGCTGTGTGTGGCAGCATCGTCTTCGAAGCCTCCAATCTCCCGAAT TACAATTACATCCGAGAGACCCATGGCTTTAAGAATATTGTCCTCGCGAATCACCTCAGCGTCAACAACAACCTTGACCTTCCCTGTTACTGGGTTGACTCATCCGAGCTCAAGTTTTTCAAGGAAACGACGCACATTGTGAGATTTATCGCCACTGCCATTCATGAATTGCTTGGCCACAGTACAGGCAAGCTCCTCAGCGAAACTTCGGCAGGAACCTACAACTTCGACAAGCAGAATCCTCCAATCAGCCCTCTCACCGGAGAAGCCGTAACTTCGCACTATCTACCCGGTCAGACGTGGGGAAGTGTGTTTGGGGAGCTGGCAGAAACAGTTGAAGAATGTCGTGCAATCTTGATGTCGATATATCTCATGGACAATAAGCATCTGTTGAGTATTTTTGGCTACTCTGACAGTAGTAGCATCACAGCTGAAGACC TTCTCTACGCCACATATCTCAACATTGGCGTCAGTGGTCTGCAAGCTCTCGAGCATTACAACGTCCAAACCCAAGCCTGGGGCCAAGTCCATAACCAG GCCTACTTCTCCATTCTTAAACACCTCCTacaagacggagacggagtcatctccatcgcGCATAACCCCACGCAGCAATCTCTCACAGTAAATGTTAACCGGTCCAAATTCCTTTCCCACGGTAAGCAATCTCTGGGCTCGTATCTCTGCAAGCTACACATCTGGCGCTGCACCGCCGATGTATCCGCATGCAGCCAGTTCTATGAGCCCTTGTGCGCAGTTGATGGTGTATATGAAGAATGGCGCAAGATTGTCGCTTCGAAACCAAAGATGAAGTGGAAGTTTGTGCAGCCAAATACCTTTCTCGCGGGTGAAAGTGTCTATGTCAAGGTTTACGACGAGACCAACGAGGGTATTATCCAGTCTTGGGCTGAGAGGGACATCTGA
- a CDS encoding beta-lactamase domain-containing protein, which produces MDRLLKSALEALGPLLTQISNITGTPGISLGVLHHGEILHTASYGLQDVENRVAPNADTSFLLCSITKAITASMIGMMVEEGKLDFTTQLRQIFPEYQRDDAQANITIEDLLSHRTGLAPYDSLWLGSDNRIFLNRSDAIPTLSYVPSASPLRTRFVYDNIGYEVLGQVLEKLTGLSYLELLHERIIEPLHLNRTFFAQEPFDNNTAKSYAALGDGSFCGIPPWGHGKDLLIGAAGAIRSSVSDLLVLYRALIEAANSQVAQTSTPGSENPFKQMPMLLQGKIGVPNQSLREYSYASGWIRAELPAILDLFADYEPPILNNGSESRLMIYHQGYIPGNAGFVALFPETTTAVVLLGNSAGLTDAMKLLGQIIVETVLGNEVDAPTYIEAAKTASTNNVMLPNYVYQDLLDGKTRDSPSRSTSAYTGRYYNAIENFFIDINEVDGKLQVAYMGSDRDTFDLEPYQTDSFFWWIDYDETVKRARLSGFPKEYFILSFGCPSTPTKWSFGANVRMGCLTWKHEFQLSGDGEIFQRKGNKVSSDMQRVLKTSMELK; this is translated from the coding sequence ATGGATAGGCTCCTCAAATCTGCCCTCGAGGCGTTAGGCCCGCTCCTGACGCAGATTTCTAACATCACTGGCACCCCCGGAATCTCACTTGGCGTTCTACACCATGGCGAAATCCTTCATACGGCCAGTTACGGACTTCAGGATGTTGAGAACCGCGTTGCGCCCAATGCTGACACAAGTTTCCTCCTCTGCTCCATCACAAAAGCCATTACGGCTTCCATGATCGGCATGATGGTTGAAGAGGGCAAGCTGGATTTTACAACTCAACTGAGACAAATCTTTCCGGAGTACCAACGGGATGACGCCCAGGCCAACATAACGATCGAAGATCTTCTCAGTCATAGGACGGGGCTCGCGCCTTATGATAGCCTTTGGCTTGGCTCGGATAACCGGATCTTTTTGAACCGTTCCGATGCTATCCCAACCTTGAGTTATGTCCCATCTGCAAGTCCACTGCGTACACGGTTTGTATACGATAATATCGGCTACGAGGTTCTTGGCCAAGTCCTCGAGAAGTTGACCGGTTTATCCTACCTGGAGCTACTTCACGAGCGCATCATCGAACCACTACACTTGAATAGAACTTTTTTCGCCCAAGAGCCATTCGATAATAACACAGCCAAATCCTACGCAGCTCTAGGGGATGGCTCATTTTGTGGCATTCCGCCTTGGGGCCATGGCAAGGACTTGCTTATTGGTGCGGCTGGCGCAATTCGCAGTTCCGTTAGCGATCTCTTGGTGCTATACAGGGCATTGATTGAGGCAGCCAACTCACAAGTGGCCCAGACATCGACACCAGGTTCTGAGAATCCTTTCAAACAAATGCCGATGCTTTTACAGGGTAAAATTGGCGTCCCTAACCAATCTTTGCGGGAGTACAGCTATGCGTCAGGATGGATTCGAGCAGAGCTCCCGGCAATTCTCGATTTATTTGCTGATTACGAGCCTCCCATTCTAAATAACGGCTCAGAATCGCGCCTTATGATTTATCATCAAGGCTACATCCCCGGTAACGCCGGCTTTGTAGCGCTATTCCCCGAAACTACAACCGCTGTGGTTTTGCTGGGCAATTCTGCCGGCCTTACTGACgcgatgaagctgctgggTCAGATCATTGTAGAAACTGTGCTGGGCAACGAGGTCGATGCACCGACATACATTGAAGCGGCCAAGACGGCTTCCACAAACAATGTCATGTTGCCCAATTATGTGTACCAGGATCTACTCGATGGAAAGACGCGTGATTCACCCAGTCGAAGCACTTCAGCATATACAGGCCGATACTACAATGCCATTGAGAATTTTTTCATCGATATCAACGAGGTAGATGGCAAGCTTCAAGTAGCATACATGGGATCAGATCGCGATACGTTTGACTTGGAACCCTATCAGACTGACAGTTTTTTCTGGTGGATTGACTACGATGAGACTGTAAAGCGGGCAAGGCTATCAGGATTTCCCAAGGAATacttcatcttgagcttTGGCTGCCCATCTACGCCTACAAAGTGGAGTTTCGGCGCCAATGTTAGGATGGGCTGTCTAACTTGGAAACATGAATTCCAACTGTCTGGGGACGGAGAGATTTTCCAAAGGAAGGGAAACAAAGTGTCCAGCGACATGCAGCGTGTCTTGAAAACGTCGATGGAGCTGAAATAA
- a CDS encoding NB-ARC domain-containing protein, with translation MSTALEQHWETELQSQRRRLLGRRYQLAVEELGYSSLQDWLKSENGRYRDQALTRYLTKLGPILEEFEVFVRSITTMVQGGGQIAGLVWGSIQAVLDAASKYAKLLESVTNMIEEISLLMPQLATYSTLFPGKKALDNCLRILISDFVGFCIEAVIFFKRWPIYSLLRIFWFSLERNFQAYKSNILRHQGQFDRERQVLVDTELIYGGRIRTVEAMIPITSSATREPERLYIVPFQRNPRFQARGNTLSLLHQNLCEVTDDETIRQKSCVVHGGGGMGKTQLAIEYTHRYRRHFDYIVWICAESKTELTNGMAELAKRLKISDAQGATSRASIEAARTWLETTDKRWLLVFDNANRWEDLQGYWPFCASGSVLVTSQLARLRTMVSSEIRLSTLEPSEGARFLLDEIAGDNDPQTDMDNARLISEALGGHPLSIVHVAGYIAQSHISLEAFLHLFENRQRIARILSQEITPLQYERNMEVVHDIALQELDAPALMLAQILSMLSSEGVPREMLLVDADHGDRLLGFLEFDDEASFHEMIRQLRARHLIDCQGLDRDQLYLMHRSLQLSLLRKMDEEEGKIASIFNMAFPQNDIWEMCEKYSPHVMSIMSAHAASPAPPECSIDYALLLSDVSNYFYERNIFGDALDTSNASVKVCERFVGRHEAVRADIHTIAAAVRDTCGISERLRTLHHYVMTVALRQEHLNKSNPIDVSSNDLWNYANAWGNMTPILLDYECYEDVIIYSDLAITIKKKLLGSGPDSAIACYEPYRNKHIALAALGRLDEAQRWEPDPDNFMADPTYKVIMIRYYFFYANIAILCGNLDSAYATLQMVLSMRTDIFGPTGRSTLDTYYLLAMLESKRHNNEAAEAYLRKALERPDQWTDEACARAKYQLARLLLRKKKDDKKDEEARSLLKEATQVRVARWEKYAGYWPFDVPLPDEDAIYDHIVPAEAGRLVMTKSLPANTLTRQLNDVCRHLQSRLGSKDDLLPPKDLAELLKTSGSLFHLVPHIQAYAV, from the exons ATGAGCACCGCACTTGAGCAGCATTGGGAAACTGAACTGCAGTCCCAGAGGAGGCGGCTTCTGGGGCGCAGGTATCAGCTCGCCGTTGAAGAATTGGGCTACTCGTCGCTTCAGGACTGGCTTAAGTCGGAGAATGGACGTTACAGGGACCAGGCGCTGACTCGATATCTTACAAAACTCGGGCCAATACTTGAAGAGTTTGAGGTTTTCGTCCGGTCGATAACAACAATGGTGCAAGGAGGCGGGCAAATCGCAGGGCTTGTTTGGGGATCCATTCAGGCTGTCCTCGAT GCTGCGAGCAAGTATgcaaagctgctggagagTGTGACGAACATGATTGAGGAAATATCGCTGTTGATGCCTCAGCTTGCCACTTACAGCACCCTATTCCCAGGAAAGAAGGCGCTCGATAATTGCCTCCGGATTCTGATATCGGATTTTGTCGGCTTCTGCATAGAGGCTGTCATTTTCTTCAAGAGATGGCCTATAT ATTCTTTGCTCAGAATATTCTGGTTCTCACTTGAACGTAACTTCCAGGCCTATAAGTCGAACATACTTCGGCACCAGGGTCAATTTGACAGGGAAAGGCAAGTCCTTGTTGACACTGAGCTGATATATGGAGGTAGAATTCGGACCGTGGAAGCAATGATCCCCATTACGAGTAGCGCTACCAGGGAGCCCGAGAGGTTGTACATTGTGCCATTCCAACGAAATCCGCGCTTTCAAGCTCGGGGAAACACATTGTCGTTACTTCATCAGAACCTCTGTGAAGTGACAGATGATGAGACTATCCGTCAAAAATCGTGTGTCGTccatggtggtggtggcatgGGGAAAACTCAGCTTGCCATCGAATACACCCACCGGTACCGAAGGCACTTTGACTACATAGTATGGATTTGTGCCGAATCCAAGACTGAGCTCACCAACGGAATGGCCGAACTTGCGAAGCGCCTGAAAATATCTGATGCCCAGGGTGCGACGAGCCGAGCGTCAATCGAGGCTGCGAGGACCTGGCTGGAGACTACAG ATAAGCGATGGCTTCTTGTCTTCGATAACGCCAATCGATGGGAGGATTTGCAAGGTTATTGGCCCTTTTGTGCCAGTGGCTCGGTATTGGTAACCTCTCAGCTCGCCAGGCTACGCACCATGGTCAGCTCAGAAATCCGTCTATCTACTTTGGAGCCTTCCGAAGGCGCCAGGTTCCTCCTCGACGAGATTGCGGGCGACAATGACCCTCAAACGGACATGGACAATGCGCGCCTAATCTCAGAAGCTCTTGGTGGCCATCCGCTGTCGATTGTGCATGTGGCCGGATATATTGCACAGTCGCATATCAGTCTCGAGGCCTTTTTGCACCTCTTTGAGAATCGACAAAGAATTGCACGCATCTTGAGTCAGGAGATTACCCCGCTCCAATATGAAAGAAATATGGAAGTCGTTCACGATATCGCTCTACAAGAGCTTGATGCTCCTGCTCTGATGCTGGCTCAAATTCTGTCTATGCTAAGTTCTGAGGGTGTCCCCAGAGAAATGTTACTGGTAGATGCAGATCACGGTGACCGTTTATTAGGGTTCCTAGAGTTTGATGACGAGGCGAG CTTTCATGAAATGATACGACAATTAAGGGCTAGACATTTAATTGACTGCCAAGGTCTCGACCGAGATCAGCTGTATCTCATGCATAGATCACTGCAGCTGAGCCTCCTACGAAaaatggatgaagaggaggggaagattGCATCAATATTCAATATGGCC TTTCCCCAAAATGACATTTGGGAAATGTGCGAAAAATACTCCCCGCATGTCATGAGCATCATGAGTGCGCATGcagcctcgccagcgccGCCGGAATGCTCAATCGATTACGCCTTGCTTTTGTCGGATGTCTCCAACTATTTCTATGAGCGCAATATTTTTGGCGACGCACTGGACACCTCTAACGCGAGTGTCAAAGTCTGTGAGCGCTTTGTTGGCCGTCACGAGGCTGTGAGAGCCGATATACATACAATCGCCGCGGCCGTAAGAGATACGTGCGGAATCTCCGAGAGACTCAGGACTCTACACCATTACGTGATGACTGTTGCTCTACGTCAAGAGCACCTGAATAAATCCAACCCTATTGATGTAAGCTCAAACGACCTCTGGAACTACGCCAATGCCTGGGGCAATATGACGCCCATACTACTCGATTATGAGTGCTACGAAGACGTCATCATATATTCCGATCTTGCCATTACCATCAAGAAAAAACTACTTGGATCAGGTCCAGATTCCGCAATTGCATGCTACGAACCGTATCGCAATAAACATATTGCACTTGCGGCTCTAGGGCGTCTTGACGAAGCTCAAAGATGGGAGCCGGATCCTGACAATTTCATGGCGGATCCCACTTATAAGGTTATTATGATTagatattattttttctATGCGAACATTGCCATACTTTGCGGGAATCTCGATTCAGCCTATGCCACCTTGCAAATGGTGCTCAGCATGCGAACCGACATTTTTGGTCCTACTGGACGGAGCACCCTCGATACCTATTACTTGCTGGCAATGCTTGAGTCAAAGAGGCACAACAATGAGGCTGCTGA AGCGTACCTGAGAAAAGCCTTGGAGAGACCCGATCAGTGGACGGACGAGGCTTGTGCACGAGCCAAGTATCAGCTTGCCAGACTACTATTGCGTAAAAAGAAGGACgacaagaaagatgaagaagcacgAAGTCTTCTGAAAGAGGCTACTCAAGTACGGGTTGCACGCTGGGAGAAGTATGCAGGATACTGGCCGTTTGACGTCCCCTTGCCAGATGAGGACGCGATATACGATCATATTGTCCCCGCCGAAGCTGGCCGTCTTGTCATGACAAAGTCGCTACCAGCAAACACGCTGACCAGGCAACTCAATGACGTGTGTCGCCATCTTCAGTCTCGTCTTGGGTCCAAGGATGATCTTTTGCCTCCGAAAGATCTAGCTGAGCTTTTGAAGACTTCCGGTTCATTGTTCCACCTTGTCCCTCATATCCAAGCCTACGCTGTATGA